The region GttatattgttttccatttagcATTGAATGTATTTCTTCCCGCAGAGAAACTATGTAAATGAGACGTGGTTGCCAGACACTATGTCTCGCACCTGTAAACCAGAAGAGGTTGCCAGTCATTTGTGTTTTGCACCTGTTTTAATGTTCACTCGTAATGAGGGTGGATATTCACCTCATGACAGGCAAAGCAATTTCAGCCACCGCACCGTCTTTCAGAAATGGACTGTGATGTTCTCCAGGGAGTGAgcgactgtgtgcgtgtgggatTGTCAGCTAACCTCTTTTCCCCCAAGCCCAGAAACACAGCTACAGAGGTGTTGTTTCACAGTTCCCTCTATTTATTTTCGTTTTCTTTTCCCTTCTTTGCAAAGTATAACTGTAATCTACTGCATGCTTGTGAGAATGtcagctaacccccccccaaaaaataaaaacaacaactcacCTATCATCGCATTGCTTCTACACCATTCATCTGTATCCAGCTTCACCTCTTTCAATATGTTTAACTCAATtaactcaaccccccccccccctcacaactGCCGAAGAgttatttgcttttttaaaaatatgttaattGGAACATATTCAGAAGGTGGAGCTGGATACAGACTAATGGTGTTGCAGCGCTAAGATGGCAGGTAGGTTTTTTATCAGCCAACAGCAGCACAGTGTAAACCCAGGCCTCCCACTCCCCCCATTGGAGTGCTCGCAGCGGAACTGTGCCGTGATTTAGGTTTCAAATGAGCGGAGTTTAATCTCGGGGATGACCCGGCGATCACCGACCCTGCACACTTCTCCACGGCGGCCGTTAAACCCCCCATAATACCATCATACCTCTCCCAGGGCCTTCTTTCCCACCCTCCTCCATGCAAATGCTCTTCAGCCCACATCTCttttaataaaaaacacacacacacacttctccgcATCCTTGTcaatgttattacattacatgtcattcggctgacgcttttatccaaagcgacttacagttgattagactaagctggggactacccccccccccccccccggggcaatgtagggttaagggccgggcctaacagctgtgcggatcttattgtggctacaccagggatcgaacctcTGACCTTGTGgggcccagtcatttaccttataccctacgctacaggccacgcAATAGAAACATAATTTTTCATTAACTTGCAACAGCCTAAATGTGTGGCCAGCCTGGCGCCTCGTGGATAAgtcacatgactgggacccgggagtTTGGTTGTTCGAACCCCGGTTTAGCCAtgatacgatccgcacagctgttacGCCCTTAACACCACGTTGCTCAAGggggggttgtctcctgcttagtctaatcaactgtcagctgctttggattaaagcctAAATGAcaatgtaatgcaaatgcaaCTAAGCAAAAGTGACATTGTAGAAGCTAGTGAAAAATGATCCAATGTCCAATGCAAATCCTCTTTAGTCCTCATCTCCTTGAAAGTTTTAATGGTGTTTTTTGCATACGTGTTGACGTGGAAGCATAATTCATTTCCGTAAGCTTCTATAATGTCGCTTGTCTGCTTAGTTCCCTTATCCAAAGAGCGCCTGGCATCAATTCAaaagccaaaatgtattttatgtctTTATGCTCAAGTTCAGTTCTTCTtcatacactttttttttaataacctTCAATCCAAACAACCCACCCACTCTCACCCAAAATGGCCTCTTCAGCTTGAAGGCTAAGAAACTCGCtggatttatatttttatattttactcatgtaatgtagaaaaaaaaatagatttaaaatgcttttccTCAAGAAACCTTTTCAACATGTTTGGTAGGCCTTGTGGAATAATATGAAATTGGCAAAAAACTGTGTAATAGAGGACCTTCAGGGGCTAGTTGATGACCGTGCCCATTGAAAGAGCTGAGTGTGTGACTTAGTCTTTCTCTCTTGTTAATACCGTAGAgaccaaagaaaaaaagtacATCGTCACTTTGTACAAACATAAAACCGACATCTCAAAACGGAAAAATTGCCACGTTTTTCAATCCTGTGATTGAATTTGCTTTGAAAAACCCAAGGTTGGGTCTGACGCTGCAtttggaagaagaaaaaaacgaaaaaaaactcCCTTGGGTGCGCCACCACAAACAGGGAACATGCAGTTCACAGTAGTATGTGATTtaccataatcataataatatgtTTTTCCTCAAATTAACTGTACCGCTAGGTCCCTTTTTTTGTATTGGGCAAATAGTGCCCACATGACTGGTTTCTGCtcgtttaatttaattgaatttactTCTTACATCCATCCCTGTCTGTTCTTTATTTGCGTCTATCTTAATGTGGCAGGCTGTAAAAATGTGGCAGCGTTGCATCGCGTAATTGCAGGCATGTTTCAGCGTGGAACAAGGCCCTCGTGCAATTATAACCTACAGCAGCTGTAAGGGCTGGAATGATGGAGCTGGTACACAGCGATCAGGCCCGGAAACACAGCTACAGAGGTGCCGTTTCACAGTTCCCTCTATTTATTtccgttttttttccctctcttcttGGTAAAGTATAACGGATTGCGCTAATAACCTTTCGCAGCCGCCGATGGAATAGACGTTCTCTCTCCATCAGGCCTTCCCGGGCCTTCTGTTTTTTTACGGGCAGCAGTTCTCCGGCGTTAAGAAACGGCGCTGTTAAAAAGCTGATTAAAAATTGATTTAAGTTTGAACGTATGTGAAATTAATGACGGAGAGTGTCTGCGGGAATCAGGGCTGGTGGAttaggtgggggagggggaggggggtttcacGCGTGATGACAGCTACGCTGGAGACGGCCGCTCCTCGCCGCGTCTCCTTCCCCCAGCTGAGCAGAGCGTCGGCCGTGAACGGGGGGGgcgatgtgtgtttgtgttacccCCCCCCCTAATCTGCCTGTTTCCTTGCGACGCCTGGAGAATCCGCTCCTTCCTCCGGGACCGGTGTTCCTCAGCAGCTCCGCACCTGTCCCCTGCGTTTGAATCACTGTCTTGTAGAAAGTGCTgtgttattattctttttttttaaagaaatacagAGTCATTGAAAAATATGATAAAGTGCCacctcacctctccctctctgttcccccccccccccccccttatcctCTGTTGGTGTTGAAtccaaaccccccctccccccgatcCTCTCTCGGTGTGTTGAATCCAAACACTTCCATAAAGATTTGAATGCAATGCCCTGGAGAGAGCCTGGGATTGTGCTGCATCGCCGTGTAACAGTTTACTAAAAACCCTCTTCCATAGTTTTCTCCCGAAGCTCCCGGGTCTTCCTGGAAAACAGTACTGAATATAAACAAATCTGCTCTGCTTGACATAGGCGAAGAATGCCCTGCAGTCCATAGCATGAATATACTGAatatattacaataaataaatgcatgattCTACAGTATAAAAATATGGATTATAATATTGTATATTTCATCATAATAATATGTATTGTAATAATGCATcataatacataaaacataaatacatgcataaaTAATTTGGTatttgcgcgcgtgtgtgtgtgtgtgtgtgtgtgtatgtgtgcatgtgaccgagggcatgcctgtgtgtgtgtgtgtgtgtgtgtgtgtctctgtctgtctgtaaacgtttttttaaactttctgACAGATAAAAGCCTGTATTTCACTGGGTCAGGGAATAGCTGGTCAGTGGAAATGGAGTAGGTGGACCTGCTCCAAAAGTCCAAATATGTTGTGACTCTGTGAGCTGAGCAGTGTACATATTTGTGTCTGCAGATCGTGTGCTATTAATTGTCTTTATGCTTACACAGTTCTTTTTCAGTATTGCTTTATAGCTTTTCCATTATGATTGGGAAAACAAGTTTTAGCTCCAGGAAGGAAAAGTACTTTGGCCTTTCCCTTGAAGTGTGTCTTATATAGCATTCATAGCATATTCACTAGTGCATAACGCGTCATCAACATTGACACAAGTGCAGATTAACATTTTAATGGCACAGCATCATTAACGTCATCGTGTTTATCATTACGTGCTTCATAGCTTTATGTCGGCCGTTACAACTCGGCCATAATGTTTATGTATGTCCATTAAAAACTGCATTGCCGTTATATAGAGCTGGTTTCTTTATGCAGAACCACTTCACATGTACCTGTGAAAGGGGCTGAGGAAATGAAACGGTTGCTGTCGACGGCGTGGCTTAAGAGTGCTCTGTCTCTCGTCTTTGCGACAGGTTCCTGTGCCTGAGCTACAATGGACAAAGTGCTCTACAGCCTCCTGCTCTTGGTAACCACGGTGACGATGGCCAACGCTTGCCCCAAGTACTGCGTCTGCCAGAACCTGTCCGAGTCCCTCGGCACCCTCTGCCCCTCGAAAGGCCTGCTGTTCGTGCCCTCGGACATCGACCGACGGACGGTGGAGGTGCGTCTGGGGGGGAACTACATCATCAAGATCACGCAGCAGGACTTCGCCAACATGACAGGCCTGGTGGACCTGACGCTTTCCCGCAACACCATCGGCTCCATCCAGCCCTTCTCCTTCATCGACCTGGAGACCCTCCGCTCGCTCCACCTGGACAGCAACCGGCTGACGGAGATCGGTCCCGACGACCTCCGGGGCCTGGTCAACCTGCAGCACCTCATCCTCAACAACAACCAGCTGAGCCACATCTCCAAGGAGGCGCTGGACGACCTGACGCCCACGCTGGAGGACCTGGACCTGTCCTACAACAACCTGCGCAGCGTTCCCTGGGACTCCGTGCGCAAGATGGTGAACCTCCACCAGCTCAGCCTGGACCACAACCTCATAGACCACATCTCCGAGGGCACCTTCACGGACCTGGACAAGCTGGCGCGCTTGGACCTCACCTCCAACCGGCTGCAGAAGCTGCCGCCGGACCCCATCTTCGGCCGGTCCCAGAACAACGTGGTGCAGTCGACGCCGTTCGGGCCGCAGCTGTCGCTCAGTTTCGGCGGGAACCCGCTGCACTGCAACTGCGAGGTGCTCTGGCTGCGTCGGCTGGACCGCGAGGACGACATGGAGACCTGCGCCTCCCCTCCCGGCCTGAAGGGGCGCTACTTCTGGCACGTGCGGGAGGACGAGTTCGTGTGCGAGCCGCCCCTCATCACGCAGCACACGCACAAGCAGCTGGTGCTGGAGGGCCAGACCGCCAGCCTCCGCTGCAAGGCCGTGGGCGACCCCGTGCCGGTCATCCACTGGGTCACGCCGGACGACCGGCTGATCGGCAACTCGTCCCGCGCCACGGTCTACGAGAACGGCACGCTGGACATCCTCATCACCACGTCCAAGGACTACGGCGTCTTCACCTGCATCGCCGCCAACGCGGCCGGGGAGTCCACGGCCTCCATCGAGCTGTCCATCATACAGCTGCCGCACCTCAGCAACGGCACCGGGCACACCTCCCAGCCCAAGTCCCGCCTCTCCGACATCACCAGCTCCACCAAGACCAACAAGGTGGAGCCCAAGGCCCCGCCCGAGAGGGTGGTGTCGGTGTCGGAGGTGACCACCGCCTCGGCGCTGGTCAAGTGGTCGGTCAGCAAGGCGACGCCCAAGGTCAAAATGTACCAGCTCCAGTACAACTGCTCGGACGACGAAGTGCTGATATACAGGTAAAGACCGTGTCCGTCTTTGGTGAGGTTaattaccctgctgtaaaatccagcttgaccagcttgaaaattgaaagctggtctagctgggtatgaggtgGTCGACCAGCTCGTGCTGGGAGCtcgtctgagctggtcaaccggctattTGAAAACCtatcttgagctgttttttttaagcagggTACTGTCTTGTGCAGGATGCATGCAACATAAATTGTTTGAAAGAAAAAGCTATTTGTTTTCCCTTCATCTTTCACTCATGTGTGCTACTCAGTTATATTTGTACTACTATTCATAGAGAGCATGACTCCACAAGTCATTACATTCAGACCCCTCTGGCATTAAGTATACATGCAGCGGATTGTGTAATGTTGTGGAGTTACACTTTAAGACTAATGTGAATATAGCCAGAAAGGAAATCCAATTACCAAATGACTTTtgcttcatttattcatttattcatttgaaatctTGACAGGCGCGGAGAATTGTGGTTGCCTTGACGAAATTGTTCGGTCCCAACATCCCACAGTGTGCAGTGACACGTCAAAACTTACATTCGCTTAATTTGCATCATCATCAGCCTCATTTATTACAAGCTCTTATCGAGAGTGATTTACGatgtgagagaatgtgagtgCCATATCAAACAGACCTGGCTATTAACATGACCAGACCACGTGGTTGGGGCTCCAGCCCAGGCGTGGCCATGGTAAGATTTAGACAGCTACTGGGCCCATGGGCAAGccccttaacccccacattgtCCAGGGGGGCTTGttccctgcttagcctaatcaactgtaagtcgctttggatcaaagcttcagctaaataactaaattaAACTAAATAACTGTATGtgtaatattgtaaaaaaacactagaaaaaatgtggaaaaaacattgtgtgaaatgtatcttaaaaaataacaaatgtgtGGTCTATTTCGGCATGCGAATGAAGTGGGTCTTTACAGTGTATTACCACCTGCACTGCTTTTCACATCATTTTGTAAATGTGGCATTACCATAAACCAAAACAATGTCTCATAATACACATCTCATAAAAGCAAAAGACCGTGgtaaatgttgaataaaatgtacttttggTTTTCGTAAAAATAAGATGGATAGTCTCTGAAACAAAATGCCTGATGTTGTTACAGTTCAGGTCTATTTCACCTGTAAATATCCACATTATATTGCTCTATACATGCATTTATGCTTGTTTGTAGTAAAAGGCAGAGAGGCCCTGCTAACTCAAAATAGAGGGTTTTAGGCTGGCAGCCGTGCACTTTCCCCACAGTCGAGTGATtgaagatgtgttttttttacggTTACCCTGAAACAAGCGCGGACCGTCAAGTGGGAAGCTTATTGCGCATGCCCCACGACGGGAAATGGACTCCTGCTCCCGGTCCCCGAGTGCCAATCATCGGGAATTATGGAAACGACGGGGCCCCTCTGACTCGACAGAATTCCATCGCAACGGAAATTAAAGATAATGCGCAAAGACCCGGGGACTGGACACCCTGCCCGATCGCCGCCAACGTTGCGCTTGTGTGTCCGTGGCGGAGACGGAGAGTCTCTCCCGAGATTTACCGTCAGGTGTCTGTAAGTGACAGTGTCCTGGCGCAGCGGAAGTGTGCGGGAATGCGGCTTAAAGTAGCGACGGTCGCGCTACGTGATAGGGATGCGATAAGCTTATGTCGGCCGTGTACCGTCGGCGATATTTCAAAACCGAATATCAATTAACCTCCTTTATAGTCGAAAGTGTCACATTCCACTATGATTTAATGCCCAAGGtttaaatctattttaaaaatgatagcAGTAACCAGGGAACCCTTGTTGATGGTTATTAGCTGACAGCAACAGTGTGTTTGCAGAGCAAAACGTGACCACATGAAAAGTAGTCCATTCTTATAAGGCGTATGGAATAAATATTCGTGGATTTTTATCTTTAGAAATGTATTGGTATGCTgtcttcatatttttttttgttccaccAGTCATATCCTGTGCTATTTCTGTTTCGTATTTTTCATATCCAGGGGCAATATGTTGTTTTTCGATACAGCATGCCCTCCTTAATGAATCGAGCAGGAAATGTAGGTGGGTTTTAGTGGAGTTTG is a window of Conger conger chromosome 1, fConCon1.1, whole genome shotgun sequence DNA encoding:
- the LOC133139421 gene encoding leucine-rich repeat and fibronectin type-III domain-containing protein 2 isoform X2, whose product is MYNSTMDKVLYSLLLLVTTVTMANACPKYCVCQNLSESLGTLCPSKGLLFVPSDIDRRTVEVRLGGNYIIKITQQDFANMTGLVDLTLSRNTIGSIQPFSFIDLETLRSLHLDSNRLTEIGPDDLRGLVNLQHLILNNNQLSHISKEALDDLTPTLEDLDLSYNNLRSVPWDSVRKMVNLHQLSLDHNLIDHISEGTFTDLDKLARLDLTSNRLQKLPPDPIFGRSQNNVVQSTPFGPQLSLSFGGNPLHCNCEVLWLRRLDREDDMETCASPPGLKGRYFWHVREDEFVCEPPLITQHTHKQLVLEGQTASLRCKAVGDPVPVIHWVTPDDRLIGNSSRATVYENGTLDILITTSKDYGVFTCIAANAAGESTASIELSIIQLPHLSNGTGHTSQPKSRLSDITSSTKTNKVEPKAPPERVVSVSEVTTASALVKWSVSKATPKVKMYQLQYNCSDDEVLIYRMIPASSRAFLVTNLVSGIQYDLCVLAIWDDTATTLTATNVVGCAQFVTRDDYPQCQSLHSHFLGGTMILVIGGVIVATLLVFIVILMVRYKVCSSPQSGKLPAVSNTYSQTNGGQAARNGLAQAAKPAAAAAAATAKVVVRDELMEFKCGSLQSSLSSSSSSLGARDAGRYSPRGDSKWRPAPSRARPNLNHLLGAFASLELRGGQGREPGPSGASGGLSAAAKPSDKEPLLGRTDSRLSRLLALPLEPRPKRSQSFDMGDFAGAQCCTYPPRISSIWTKRSLSVNGMLLQCEEAELEGSKAAFDSSEWVMESTV
- the LOC133139421 gene encoding leucine-rich repeat and fibronectin type-III domain-containing protein 2 isoform X1; its protein translation is MDKVLYSLLLLVTTVTMANACPKYCVCQNLSESLGTLCPSKGLLFVPSDIDRRTVEVRLGGNYIIKITQQDFANMTGLVDLTLSRNTIGSIQPFSFIDLETLRSLHLDSNRLTEIGPDDLRGLVNLQHLILNNNQLSHISKEALDDLTPTLEDLDLSYNNLRSVPWDSVRKMVNLHQLSLDHNLIDHISEGTFTDLDKLARLDLTSNRLQKLPPDPIFGRSQNNVVQSTPFGPQLSLSFGGNPLHCNCEVLWLRRLDREDDMETCASPPGLKGRYFWHVREDEFVCEPPLITQHTHKQLVLEGQTASLRCKAVGDPVPVIHWVTPDDRLIGNSSRATVYENGTLDILITTSKDYGVFTCIAANAAGESTASIELSIIQLPHLSNGTGHTSQPKSRLSDITSSTKTNKVEPKAPPERVVSVSEVTTASALVKWSVSKATPKVKMYQLQYNCSDDEVLIYRMIPASSRAFLVTNLVSGIQYDLCVLAIWDDTATTLTATNVVGCAQFVTRDDYPQCQSLHSHFLGGTMILVIGGVIVATLLVFIVILMVRYKVCSSPQSGKLPAVSNTYSQTNGGQAARNGLAQAAKPAAAAAAATAKVVVRDELMEFKCGSLQSSLSSSSSSLGARDAGRYSPRGDSKWRPAPSRARPNLNHLLGAFASLELRGGQGREPGPSGASGGLSAAAKPSDKEPLLGRTDSRLSRLLALPLEPRPKRSQSFDMGDFAGAQCCTYPPRISSIWTKRSLSVNGMLLQCEEAELEGSKAAFDSSEWVMESTV